A region of the Clupea harengus chromosome 7, Ch_v2.0.2, whole genome shotgun sequence genome:
GTGCTGGTGACGAGTGGGAAGCCGGTGGCGTCGACGCTGTGCATCTCGCCGAAAGGAGACATTGACCGAGTTTGCCCAGCAGAGTGTGCAGTCAGGCTGGTAAAGGCAGGTAAGCGCTACCCGCCACCATCGCCCCCATGACTGTGAATGTGAGGGGTAGCCTACAAGTCTGTTTTTGGACTGATTGAGGTGAAGAGAAATGGTGTGCTTGGTTAAAGACGACATCCGGTCACTATTTACTTTTACAAGGTTTGGGTGTATAAGGTGGAGGCTAAATACAAGGGTGCAAACTTGTCACATTTTAGGTGATGTTTTTTCTCTTAAAATAGGTCATCCACGTGAATTGTGTAGATATAAAAAAGTGTGTAGACTCATCCAAATCTCCTGTGAGTAGGCATAACATCACCCTGTGGCAGAGGTGGGCTAGTAATCTGGCATACAGGGCACTTTCCAGTTGGGCCGACGCACCTTGGGGCGGATATCATTTAATTTCTAACTAATTTCTAGATATTGTTAGCAGGAGCAGGTTCATGATTAACAGGGACTCAAAGGGAGGTGGTGTCAGAGACGTTATACGTGAGGACTTTGGTAGTGTGTGCCCTGCcatgatgacaatgatgatgatcttatcttatcatcataatatttaaataattaGGCTAAGGATCCCCTTGATGAAGATGCTGTTTAATACAACACCTGTAGCATGTGGATGTCTGCTTATGTCTTAGCCTACAGGGGAAAAACTAAACTTTTTCATTTCCAACTACAGGCAACTGTCTGTGGGGTAACTCTATGGTAATGATTAATGCTATCTGTGGGGTAGCTCTATGGTATGGATTAATACTGTCTGTGGGGTAGCTCTATGGTACGGATTAATACTGTCTGTGGGGTAACTCTATGGTATGGAGTAATACTGTCTGTGGGGTAACTCTATGGTATGGATTAATACTGTCTGTGGGGTAGATCTCCACCTACAGTAAGTATTACTGTCATTATCTGTGAGGTAGATTTACTGACGTTAAGTATTACTGTCATTAATACTGTCTGTGGGGTAGATCTCCACCTACAGTAAGTTCAAATTGTTTGGTGCTGCTGTCCATTGAGCATGCATGCACCTACATACTTAGAACTACTACATAATTAGAAGTGATACTTTGACTTCTAGCAGAGCTTTTTCTTTGGCAATTACTTGTACTTCTGCTTGAGTATGGACACTGTATGCTCCACGGCCATCTCTGATCACCAAGGAGTCGGACAACAGTGAGTGAACGAGCGAGCCCAATCCAGATGACCCCGGATGACCCCGGTCGCACCTTTGTCACCCTTTTCacccctgatgagtttgcacccctaacgtgtgtgtgtgtgtgtgtgtgtgtgtgtttagtttccTTTTCTCCACAACTGTGATGCATCTTTGTATATTATCCAgtacactgtaaacctgaacaagttcagagtacttaaaacttttgatgtaaccgattacataataaaatttgagtacatatattattatttttaagtaaacttaacttaaaaatgatacatcggctatactgatttattttgttatcgttttcataatttttaagttctctgaacttatattcaaatatttttatacttaaatctcttaacctctatgtactaaattattttcactcaacaacacaaaataaaattaagttttaagccttaaaaattaagttcagtgcacttaatattggtgaaagagttcaacttaattattctgagtaaataatacttaataagcttactttttttaagtttactccgcttgattattctgagtaggtaatacttaaatagctaactttttttaagtgagcactacttattttcaatcattgaccacatatactgattttctggttctgttaacaaactgactttaaactgaaagttactctacaagaaacattcaaatctatgtaagatttctattaaaaagagtgagatgagaaaaacttaagaggtatcacatcatttatatttcttgtaaaacaactgacaaaataaaagattacatcaaagctttaaagaacagcgttacaaagttaacaagtcaacaacaaatcgtttatttcaacaaataattttttaaggtgagtaaggacggtttcagaggtttgttgtcatccagacacataaaaaggttctgtataagaaggtgtgcgtgagttttttgggatattctaaattgaaagcatatgtcaggccaaacaacaacataaaggcctcagaaatcctctgcacccaattttaaagatgttctcgcagctgaaggggtcgggacccgatgtaaggagagcaacaggagcatcatcaaaatctggctcctcttcctcctgcaaaacaccatcaatacaattaccaggagagtttcaatggaagcttacaaaaaaaactggcaattaataatacatagtatcaactaatattaaagtttcagtaacaaacaaaatgtgatcactgttgtgcagttaatcctagacatacctgaaggtcataagccttgaggatcacccgtagcacctctgctgtcttgccagtccgtgatgccttctgcctgtacacaaaaatatctcctttggttgactcctcttcttatatgtctacatcaaatcggtttgttgtttatatgcaacacgaatgctgtcagggcaaaaagaatattgtaggtcttaattGAAGTTCTCggccattattgttagcttgctgctaacacttttatccatcagatccattaaaacacatagaagctagctagctgctaaaaagttacatataacattagcatgctgatataaattatatggtgtttctgtagaacatgagttgttttcaacataaacaattgattgttgtttactttgcacatgaacatatttggggggaaataacccactaactagctctttagctctttagcttcctagccgccagcgccaacagtcttgcaactgaacttgctacttgacagccaaaacgtgattactcaataataattacaaagagggaaattcgccacttcttatcgcaatttcacttgctaccgcaattttgtcgcaacaaacacctaaaaacactgtttacttaccagataaggacgcttagcagcgacaggattactaaaatatctcctttggtggggtgaccagacgtcctcttttacccggacatgcgtccggcagtgattgcaaaatcgtctgggattttgcctcgtcggatatttgtgtttctctgggtccttcacaaactagtttttacgccctttcaagtttaggaaagggtgTCTCCCTTACATTCTACCTcctagcacaagctctgactgtagcgagaactgtcattggtcgaccggcctctcagtgttgccagatgcacgataattatcctccaaagacgatcattttgagcatttaatacgatacttcaccatttccaatctggcaacactgagcaccgtgtcgcttccactagttccattgtttacaacagcatatgacatctgcatgtggaaaagatgtcaaaattccgtcgcggggggagggggcggggtcatctgtatgctacacactaccacgcccctccccgcgacgaagtgtcctcttttttcacaaactcaaatatggtcaccctacgaagttggtcgactcctcttctacaggaggaacatgcttatagaagtctaactgatactatacaattaataagtctgctgtctccgtctctcatcacaagatctctcattctgttctgaactagtcctgcaacgacgttgatgacgtcagacgtcacgtttgaatgaaactaaaaaaatatgagttttcaggcaatgtttactcaaacaaatacattctaatacaattaaaacgtcttcactagtcagaaaactaatacatttaaagttgggtcaactaaatgccaggttttaagtactgaatacataatgttaataagttagtagaactgtttgggtttacagtgtaaCAACAGTTCATTTAGTCAGggccacccccccccacccccaccccacccccccccacccccacccccaccccccaacacacatgaACTGTGCTGTTATCATCATAAACCCCCTAACTCTCCTCATGCACGCGTCTGCCGCAGGTGCTAAGATCGTGGGGGTGAACTGCCACGTGGACCCCACGCAGTGCCTGAACACGGTGAAGCAGATGAAGGAGGGCCTGGACACGGCTGGCCTGAGGGCCCACCTCATGATCCAGCCCCTGGGCTTCCACTGCCCCGACTGCACCTCTGCAGGCTACATCGGCCTGCCTGAGTTCCCTTTCGGTAATGGcaatacttattattattattattattattatgattattatgttattatgttatttaTAACACTTTTTAAAGTTTCCCTCATGCGCTGCCATCAGATGCAATCGCCCCCTCCCCATACGTGACATCTGTTTCCAATGATTCTACCTGTAGGTGGTGGAGGGGATATTACACTAAGAAGCTATAGATAGATAGGGGTGAGGGGTGATACCTCTTCATGTGACGTATGAATATTGTGAATCATGTGCATATTAGGGGAGTGATTTCCTGCAAAACTTccaatgttatatatattaaACCATCTATAATGCCCATATGGATTAAATTACGGGGGTTAAACCAGCCAACCTTTACATAGCATAGTGCATAGAAGTGCCATACCAAATCAGGACGCCAAAAGCTCTGTTGTGTCCCATTTAGCCTCTGCTAGGCACACTGCAGCCACTCATTTAGCCTCTGCTAGACACACTGCAGCCACTCATAAATGACATACAGGTATACAAATAGTCTACTCTGGGAGGTGGGCACCTCAAGAACCTCCTCCTCAAAAGATGGATGCACACACTCGACTGATATTCATCCGTTCCTGTATTTAGATTGCATGTATTATTAGTATGTAATAAATAGAACTCTTGTGTTGTTTCCAGTGtccttctgtttgttttctttgctttctatctctctcacacccatGTGCAGCCCGGTGGAGTTTTGGCCTCAATCTAATTTCTTTATGGCGATGAGCTTCATGACCCTTTTGGGCGGTATCAGTGTCTGATGCAGAGCTTAATTACCCTTTTCAAGGGAGGAGCAGTGTGccagattctttttttaaatccatttGTCGTCTCATGAAAATTAAATAATGTCCCTTTATGCAATGCTTTAATGCATGAGGTTACTGtacaaaacataaacagaaaaaaGGCACAAGGCTTCTTCTTAAGGCAGTATTCTTTGAAAGAATACCCATTCTAGCTTTCACAACAACAAACCTGTTATGTTTAATTTGTGTCCCCAGCGCTGGAGTCGCGGGTCGTGAACCGCTGGGACGTCCACAAGTATGCCAGGGAGGCGTACACAGCTGGCATCCGCTACATCGGGGGCTGCTGTGGGTTCGAGCCCTACCACATCCGGGCGCTGGCAGAGGAACTTGCCCCAGAGAGGGGCTTCCTACCCCCGGCGTCGCAGAAGCATGGCCTGTGGGGTAGTGCCCTGGAAGGCAGCAGCAAACCCTATGTTAAAGCCAGGTAGTGCACTGCAGAAGTCATGATGTTAGGACACTAAACCCTATGTTAAAGCCAGGTAGTGCACTGCAGAAGTCATGATGTTAGCACAGTAAACCCTATGTTAAAGCCAGGTAGTGCACTGCAGAAGTCATGATGTTAGCACAGTAAACCCTATGTTAAAGCCAGGTAGTGCACTGCAGAAGTCATGATGTTAGGACAGTAAACCCTATGTTAAAGCCAGGTAGTGCACTGCAGAAGTCATGATGTTAGCACAGTAAACCCTATGATAAAGCCAGGTAGTGCACTGCAGAAGTCATGATGTTAGCACAGTAAACCCTATGTTAAAGCCAGGTAGTGCACTGCAGAAGTCATGATGTTAGGACAGTAAACCCTATGTTAAAGCCAGGTAGTGCACTGCAGAAGTCATGATGTTAGGACAGTAAACCCTATGATAAAGCCAGGTAGTGCACTGCAGAAGTCATGATGTTAGGACAGTAAACCCTATGTTAAAGCCAGGTAGTGCACTGCAGAAGTCATGATGTTAGGACAGTAAACCCTATGTTAAAGCCAGGTAGTGCACTGCAGAAGTCATGATGTTAGCACAGTAAACCCTATGATAAAGCCAGGTAGTGCACTGCAGAAGTCATGATGTTAGGACAGTAAACCCTATGTTAAAGCCAGGTAGTGCACTGCAGAAGTCATGATGTTAGGACAGTAAACCCTATGATAAAGCCAGGTAGTGCACTGCAGAAGTCATGATGTTAGGACAGTAAACCCTATGATAAAGCCAGGTAGTGCACTGCAGAAGTCATGATGTTAGGACAGTAAACCCTATGATAAAGCCAGGTAGTGCACTGCAGAAGTCATGATGTTAGCACAGTAAACCCTATGATAAAGCCAGGTAGTGCACTGCAGAAGTCATGATGTTAGGACAGTAAACCCTATGATAAAGCCAGGTAGTGCACTGCAGAAGTCATGATGTTAGGACAGTAAACCCTATGATAAAGCCAGGTAGTGCACTGCAGAAGTCATGATGTTAGGACACTAAACCCTATGATAAAGCCAGGTAGTGCAATGCAGAAGTCATGATGTTAGGACAGTAAACCCTATGTTAAAACCAGGTAGTGCACTGCAGAAGTCATGATGTTAGGACAGTAAACCCTATGATAAAGCCAGGTAGTGCACTGCAGAAGTCATGATGTTAGCACAGTAAACCCTATGATAAAGCCAGGTAGTGCACTGCAGAAGTCATGATGTTAGCACAGTAAACCCTATGTTAAAACCAGGTAGTGCACTGCAGAAGTCATGATGTTAGGACAGTAAACCCTATGTTAAAGCCAGGTAGTGCACTGCAGAAGTCATGATGTTAGCACAGTAAACCCTATGTTAAAACCAGGTAGTGCACTGCAGAAGTCATGATGTTAGGACAGTAAACCCTATGATAAAGCCAGGTAGTGCACTGCAGAAGTCATGATGTTAGCACAGTAAACCCTATGATAAAGCCAGGTAGTGCACTGCAGAAGTCATGATGTTAGCACAGTAAACCCTATGTTAAAGCCAGGTAGTGCACTGCAGAAGTCATGATGTTAGGACAGTAAACCCTATGTTAAAGCCAGGTAGTGCACTGCAGAAGTCATGATGTTAGCACAGTAAACCCTATGTTAAAGCCAGGTAGTGCACTGCAGAAGTCATGATGTTAGGACAGTAAACCCTATGTTAAAGCCAGGTAGTGCACTGCAGAAGTCATGATGTTAGGACAGTAAACCCTATGATAAAGCCAGGTAGTGCACTGCAGAAGTCATGATGTTAGGACAGTAAACCCTATGATAAAGCCAGGTAGTGCACTGCAGAAGTCATGATGTTAGGACAGTACTACTGTGCAGTGGATGATCCCCTAACCAGGTCTGTCTTCTCCACAGGGCTTCCCGTTCCCACTGGGAGAACCTCAAGCCTGCCTCAGGAAGacctctctgtccatcaatgTCTATTCCTGATGCCTGATGTCatctgtctttccccctctctcatacacacacacacacacacacacacacacattaacacagcaATACAGGATAtgcacctaaacacacacacatacacacgctggTGCTAATCAAAACCAGGCCTGGACTGTTTCATTCATCATGTGAAATCAGTCATGACATGGTCCTGAAAGATTATTCTCCACTTTACCCCCCAAACTAGGTGGGATAATCATGTTCCGATTACGCGCTTGGTTTTAGCAATTCATGACTGAATTCAAGTTTAAGTCAAGCATTGCTATTTGCCTTAGACAGGCAGTGTCTGACTGAGTGGATGGTAACCCTTCTATACAAGTAGTATACTGCACTTGTGTAGAACTAGT
Encoded here:
- the LOC105910603 gene encoding betaine--homocysteine S-methyltransferase 1-like isoform X1, encoding MRPAYLLPLKGILERLDAGEVVIGDGGYVLQLERRGYVKAGHWTPEAAVEHPEAVRQLHREFLRAGADVMQTFTFYSCDDKLDISGNAPNITCQQINEVACDIAREVANEGGALVCAGVSQTGVYKDRSSESEVKAIVKKQLDVFLRKDVDFLIAEYFAHVEEAVWAVEVLVTSGKPVASTLCISPKGDIDRVCPAECAVRLVKAGAKIVGVNCHVDPTQCLNTVKQMKEGLDTAGLRAHLMIQPLGFHCPDCTSAGYIGLPEFPFALESRVVNRWDVHKYAREAYTAGIRYIGGCCGFEPYHIRALAEELAPERGFLPPASQKHGLWGSALEGSSKPYVKARASRSHWENLKPASGRPLCPSMSIPDA
- the LOC105910603 gene encoding betaine--homocysteine S-methyltransferase 1-like isoform X3, which translates into the protein MYSLCFYSAVRQLHREFLRAGADVMQTFTFYSCDDKLDISGNAPNITCQQINEVACDIAREVANEGGALVCAGVSQTGVYKDRSSESEVKAIVKKQLDVFLRKDVDFLIAEYFAHVEEAVWAVEVLVTSGKPVASTLCISPKGDIDRVCPAECAVRLVKAGAKIVGVNCHVDPTQCLNTVKQMKEGLDTAGLRAHLMIQPLGFHCPDCTSAGYIGLPEFPFALESRVVNRWDVHKYAREAYTAGIRYIGGCCGFEPYHIRALAEELAPERGFLPPASQKHGLWGSALEGSSKPYVKARASRSHWENLKPASGRPLCPSMSIPDA
- the LOC105910603 gene encoding betaine--homocysteine S-methyltransferase 1-like isoform X2, translating into MTSVKRKGILERLDAGEVVIGDGGYVLQLERRGYVKAGHWTPEAAVEHPEAVRQLHREFLRAGADVMQTFTFYSCDDKLDISGNAPNITCQQINEVACDIAREVANEGGALVCAGVSQTGVYKDRSSESEVKAIVKKQLDVFLRKDVDFLIAEYFAHVEEAVWAVEVLVTSGKPVASTLCISPKGDIDRVCPAECAVRLVKAGAKIVGVNCHVDPTQCLNTVKQMKEGLDTAGLRAHLMIQPLGFHCPDCTSAGYIGLPEFPFALESRVVNRWDVHKYAREAYTAGIRYIGGCCGFEPYHIRALAEELAPERGFLPPASQKHGLWGSALEGSSKPYVKARASRSHWENLKPASGRPLCPSMSIPDA